In one Deltaproteobacteria bacterium genomic region, the following are encoded:
- a CDS encoding histidine phosphatase family protein, producing MNKHSRLYLVRHGQVEGYDRNPVYGHTDVGITQVGKLQMESLSERLRLADIGVIYSSDLKRSVIGAQIIARYHDVPHHIVPELREMYFGTWEGMTLEEIHERFTHELRKRKKNIVDFKPPGGGESFSELSGRVSPCFREILEKHQGENILLVGHGGVNRIILCEAMGLDLSRLFSLRQDYGCLNVIDFFPDTTVVRLMNG from the coding sequence ATGAATAAGCATAGCAGACTCTATCTGGTTCGCCACGGGCAGGTTGAGGGGTACGATCGAAATCCGGTTTACGGTCATACAGACGTTGGAATCACCCAGGTAGGGAAGCTCCAGATGGAGTCCCTTTCCGAGAGATTGCGGTTGGCCGATATCGGGGTCATCTATTCCAGCGATCTCAAGCGCTCCGTAATTGGGGCCCAAATCATCGCCCGTTACCACGATGTTCCCCACCATATTGTCCCTGAGCTTCGCGAGATGTATTTTGGAACCTGGGAAGGAATGACCCTGGAGGAGATCCACGAGCGTTTCACCCATGAATTGAGAAAACGCAAGAAAAACATCGTGGACTTCAAGCCGCCCGGGGGAGGGGAGAGTTTCAGTGAGCTTTCAGGGCGGGTGTCCCCTTGCTTCCGGGAAATCCTCGAAAAACACCAGGGTGAAAACATTCTTCTCGTGGGGCACGGCGGGGTCAACCGGATCATCCTTTGCGAGGCGATGGGGCTGGATCTTTCCCGCCTCTTCAGCCTTCGGCAGGACTATGGATGTTTGAACGTGATTGATTTTTTCCCCGACACCACCGTTGTCCGCCTTATGAACGGTTAA
- a CDS encoding Crp/Fnr family transcriptional regulator, translated as MIHHLANVPLFRGLPFDQLRDLADIAEERRVERGAMIFHDGDEGNGFYVVIAGRVKIYKLSFDGKEQILHLFGPGEPFGEVPVFAGQRFPANAQSMEPGLLLFFPREAFVELITGNPFLALNMLAVLSVRLRRFAHLIDDLSLKEVPGRLAAYLLYLSERKMGSLDFELGITKGQLAALLGTIPETLSRILSRMKSRGLIETEGRRIRILDLEGLETLRETGGRL; from the coding sequence ATGATCCATCACCTGGCCAACGTTCCTCTCTTCAGGGGCCTTCCCTTCGATCAACTCCGGGACCTGGCCGACATCGCCGAGGAAAGGAGGGTTGAGCGAGGGGCCATGATTTTCCATGACGGTGATGAGGGCAATGGGTTCTATGTGGTTATTGCCGGCAGGGTGAAGATTTACAAACTGTCCTTTGACGGAAAGGAGCAGATTCTTCACCTCTTCGGTCCGGGTGAACCTTTCGGGGAGGTCCCCGTGTTCGCAGGCCAGCGTTTTCCGGCCAACGCCCAGAGCATGGAGCCCGGCCTCCTCCTCTTTTTTCCGCGGGAGGCCTTCGTGGAGCTGATAACCGGCAATCCCTTTCTTGCCCTTAACATGCTGGCTGTTTTGTCCGTGCGCCTGCGACGTTTCGCCCACCTGATCGATGATCTCTCCCTCAAGGAGGTTCCGGGAAGACTGGCCGCCTACCTCCTTTACCTGAGCGAGAGAAAGATGGGTTCCCTGGATTTTGAACTGGGTATCACCAAGGGACAACTCGCCGCTCTTCTCGGCACGATCCCCGAAACCCTTTCCCGTATTCTCAGCCGGATGAAATCCCGGGGCCTGATCGAGACCGAGGGCCGACGCATCAGAATCCTGGACCTGGAAGGGTTGGAAACATTGAGGGAAACCGGCGGCAGACTTTAG
- a CDS encoding zinc-ribbon domain-containing protein — protein MPVKITCPNCRYSKTVPQEKLPPGVCWATCPRCRHRFKLERPGSEPLAQGPVKTTGTLPGKGPREEKGDDLGYWKGLYDLSRGVLFSPGLLFQEMSARGSLKDSLGFGLLFGSVGAMFGIFWQFLVIWGKILPYTEDLPGQEILGLLFVGALITVPLWVTIGMFLASGVLHACLWIVGGGSKGFEGTFRVISLSQAAGICQVIPFFGGAVGGIWRLAVRIVGLKKIHRTTYPRVILAFLIPPAAVALGILAIAAPLLLSN, from the coding sequence ATGCCGGTAAAAATCACCTGCCCCAATTGCCGTTACTCGAAGACGGTCCCACAAGAAAAGCTTCCCCCCGGGGTATGCTGGGCCACCTGTCCCAGGTGCAGGCACCGCTTCAAATTGGAGCGGCCCGGATCCGAACCTTTGGCCCAGGGCCCGGTAAAGACAACGGGCACCTTGCCGGGAAAGGGGCCGAGGGAAGAAAAAGGAGATGACCTGGGTTACTGGAAGGGGCTCTACGACCTTTCAAGAGGGGTGTTATTTTCCCCCGGTCTCCTCTTCCAAGAGATGTCGGCCAGGGGGAGCCTCAAGGACTCGTTGGGTTTCGGGCTTCTTTTCGGCAGCGTGGGGGCGATGTTCGGTATCTTTTGGCAGTTTCTCGTAATCTGGGGGAAAATCCTCCCTTACACGGAAGATCTCCCGGGACAGGAAATCCTGGGTCTCCTGTTCGTCGGAGCCCTGATCACCGTGCCGCTCTGGGTCACCATCGGTATGTTTTTGGCAAGTGGTGTTCTTCACGCATGCCTATGGATAGTGGGGGGCGGAAGCAAGGGGTTCGAAGGCACTTTCCGGGTGATCTCGCTGTCCCAGGCCGCCGGGATCTGCCAGGTCATCCCCTTTTTCGGGGGTGCTGTGGGCGGAATCTGGCGGCTTGCCGTCCGCATCGTCGGTCTCAAAAAAATTCACAGGACAACCTATCCTCGCGTCATCCTTGCCTTTCTGATTCCACCGGCGGCTGTCGCGTTAGGAATATTGGCCATTGCAGCGCCCCTGCTCCTCTCGAACTGA
- a CDS encoding arsenate reductase ArsC yields MYNKKKVLFLCTGNSCRSQMAEAWTRHLRGDMYEPYSAGVLPKGVDPRAVRVMAEVGIDISKQGSKDLESLADMEFEYVVTLCDHAREVCPLFPAKTRLLHQGFDDPPAIAKRAASEEEAMEPYRRVRDEIRAFVKRLPEILS; encoded by the coding sequence ATGTACAACAAGAAAAAGGTGCTGTTTCTATGTACGGGGAACTCCTGCCGGAGCCAAATGGCTGAGGCCTGGACCCGGCATCTCAGGGGTGACATGTATGAGCCTTACTCTGCCGGTGTTCTACCAAAGGGAGTAGACCCCCGGGCCGTCAGGGTCATGGCGGAAGTGGGAATTGATATCTCCAAACAAGGATCCAAAGACCTGGAATCCCTGGCTGACATGGAATTCGAATATGTGGTGACCCTCTGTGACCATGCCCGGGAAGTCTGCCCTCTCTTTCCCGCCAAGACCAGGCTTCTCCACCAAGGCTTCGATGATCCCCCCGCCATTGCAAAAAGGGCGGCCAGCGAAGAGGAGGCCATGGAACCTTATCGCAGGGTCAGGGACGAGATAAGGGCATTCGTGAAAAGGCTTCCAGAAATTTTGTCTTGA